GGAAACACAATATTAGATAGATTTGACGCCATTATCCtcacaaaaaacaattaatttaccGAAGTCGCCATTAAAAGATACAACAATATTGTAAGTTGAAGCCAaactgatttattattaaagtaccCTCTAATACAAATTATCATGAGTCTGTTCAAATACACAATACTCATGAATGTCTCTGTAAATTGTATCAAGGAAAACTGAGCtattaaaacaatttaaagtatattttaattactaacTTGAACATTAGATAGGCCTGATAGCTTTCCTTATCCATCGATCTTTTGTTTTCTCAATACCACCATTAGAAATACTTACTTTAACTATTCTAAACAACACAGATGATGATGACCCAGACCTGCTCAATGAGCTACAAGAGCTGACAGTCTCGGACGAGGCTCCACCCCCGCCACCCCGCTCGTCCCGCCCCGCCCCGGCCCCACCAGGCGGTGCTAGCAGCATGGTCACTTTGCTCAATGAGAGAATAGCTAATTATACACTGGCCGAGAGCAATGCTAAAGCTAAGGGCGAAAGCAGTCGTGCTAGAAGGTatgtgtaataattattaattaaaaagtgattgatttatgttatgaatataatattatcatcaaaAGACATCcatcattaaattaaattaaaaaaaaaaactttattcattaaaacattgtacaaacCTGTATTACGAGTGTATTACAGAGACCCTGACACTCTATGGTTGTCGGAGTAGATAAAACTACCTCTCTGTTAATGAAAATGATTCACAGTTCTAATGTTGCTAATTAATGCTACTCAGTCATTGACAGTTTGGAATTTTTCTATATTTCTTATACCTAAACAAGTTTATCAATAATCACGTGATAATCACTCAGTAATTCACATGATTTACCTTCCAGGTTTTCACGCGGCCTCAAGACTCTAAACGACTTGCTAAAGCAAGCCAAAGCTGGTCGACCAATCAACGAAGAGGACATCCCGCCCCCTGTCAGCACCGGCCAGGCCAACCCTGCCCCCTCTTCACCACCTTCCCTCCCCCCTCCTAGCCAGCCTCCGGTAGAGGAGCCAAGTGCCCCAGAGCCGAGTCTACCTGAACCGCTGAAGCCAAGTCTGCCCGAACCTCTGAAGCCGACGGTAGTGCCGGTCGCCCCAGTGAGCGTCAATGCTGAGGTTGATCCAGAGAAAGCTAGAGGACAGCAGATTATTTTGAGTGAGTtagatttgtttttgtttgtcgAATATTTAATACCCAACAAAAGTTTAAAGAATCATATAATGGAGATGTCGTCACATCATCATACATAGTTAACACAGTATAaatcacaaaattataaatgagtAGAAGAAAAAACTCTTTCCCTTCTTTCGCTTATGAGACACCTCCAAATTTCAAGGATGAAAATCCAGCATTCATAAACCATATCTGTCCCACAGAACGCAAAGCGGAGTTCAAAGCGGCGGCCCTAGCGCACAAGCAGACCGACAAACCCCTAGCCCTAGAACTGCTCAAGGTGGTGAAGCAGTTCGACATGGTTCTAGACGCGTACAACGCCGGCACGGAGATGGACCTCGGCGAACTGCCCACCCCTGATGCCATCATACAGGGGTTTAGAGCGCAGAAGACGGAGAATGAGGTGCAGCATTCTGCAGGTAATAGCATATTGTTTATAAAGCTCGATTTACATCGGTTAGGTATGTAAAATATGTGCACATATAAAGTAAACCTTAATACAATGACACAAAGTGCTATTTCCAAAGTTCAAAGACTGCTATTAGGAATGGGTTAGCTCTAGCTCTGtgtacatttaatttaaatcgaCCTTATATAAGAAAATTACCCCCATTTCCCTATATTTGCTACTGTTACCTACTTTTTATAGCCAGTCTATGGGCACCCagctttaaatattattatgtaaggcCCTATACTCACTACCTGTTATATCTTAGCTATCGAATGTGTGGtgtaataagtacatattattttgttctaGAACCGGCGCCTGCCCCTATGCCTGAAGAAAATCCGGGGCTGATCACCGCTTCGACAGTCGAAGAGGCGCTCAAGCAAAGATTGGCAGTTTTCCAGGTTTGTCAAATATAATCTCATTTTGAATTTGTCACCAGGCTGGTCATATTCCCCAGTCCCTTTGGTTGATCAAGTCAAACTTACAACATTCCTTTTTCAGGACCAGTAAATTAACAGATGTTTTCAACTCCTTTTCACCATCATCACAGCcaatcacgtccccactgttggggcacgggtctccttcctgTAAAGAAAGGATCCTGTAAAGAAAGGAAAGAAGGggttcttttaaaaaaaaaataaccagTAACAGCTAAAACACACACCTAACTTCACAGGAGCAAGAGTCAAAAGCCAAAGAGCAAGGCAACGCGTCCAAAGCCCGTCGTATGGGGCGCATAGTGAAGCAATACACGGACGCGATTCGTCTCCACTCTATGAACAAACCGTTCAATGCGGACGAGTTGCCGACGCCGCCCGGGTTCGCGCCGctgccgctagatggcgctaatacggtaattttgaatttttgttttgtagggTGGAGTTTTTCAGTGTAATTCTCTCGTACTTCTCGTTGGCAGGTTGGTCACATGATGAATGTTATTCAGTATATCGCATCTACTGCCGGGAAAAGCGTAAATAGAATACCAACCTGTGTAGGGTCTtctgtatgttttatttacaattaatgCAGGTTATctactatttaaagaaaaactCAGTCACTATTCTATCACAGTTCAGAGctgaaaaaaactatttgctTTCATGCatgcataaataaatgtatattttatcatttcatGTTTACTTTTTGAACTAATAACCTCAATCACTCCCCCTACAGCcagccccgccccccgcgcagccgtccccccgccccgcgccccccgcaccCTCCGCACGCCCCGCGCAGGCGACGCGCGCCGACAAGCAACTAGCGTTCTTATTGCAACGACAGAAGGAGTTTAGAGAGGCAGCGTTGAAGGCTAAAAAGAATGGTGAGTGGTTGGTTGGTggcttttgtaccttgtcaaagcAGAAacttgtgaaaaattatttagATAAGTGAAGTATAAAAGTGTAAAGTCATGTTAATGCACgtgatacagggtgttgcagaaTCGATATAATGAATCATTCACTGGATAAATTAGGGTATATAGAAGCTTCTTCATTGTGCTCTAATTGACTATAGGCATAGGCTATTGAAATAGCGCTCTCTTGCGGAGTATCACATGAAAAAGTCTTAGTAAAAAAATGAATAGTCTTTAGCGGTTTTTAGGTAATAACCCAACGAacgttacaaaaaaaaaaactttattgccTACATAACATATAAACAAAGATgccaaaatataaaagtacaaTCGGAGGCcttataattaaaactaatctCATCCAGATAACCTATTTTCAATAACGGTTGAAAACTCTTTTAGCAtgaagtccacctgattggaCATAACTATTTCtgtttattgtgcaataaataaacgGTTTTCCTTCCCAACAGGCAACATAGCAGAGGCGAAAGAATACCTCCGAGCGGCTATCGGGTTTGATTCAGTGTTGGAGGCAGCTCGCGGAGGCCTAGCAGTTGACTTGAAGTCACTGCCCGTGCCGCCGTCCGTCAAGCCACAGCTGGAGAATACGTGAGATATACTAGATAATTACATTTATATTACGAAGGCGAACTACTTTAGGAAGGAGAAAGTTTGTGACTATTTGTGTTTCTGTATCTGTATTTGTGTATGTTAGTCTCACACGCAAATAATACTGAACCGATTTCAGTGAAACTTTACCTACAGTAATAAAGCTTATACCACCTTATACATCAGAATAACGCATAGGCTTCTTTTCATCTCGGATTTCACTcgagaaaacttttaaggcgaaacgTAGGTATATAGCTCGTGGATAAAGCTATCAATAgctataaaatcataattacAATGTGTCGCCTCATACTATGAAgctataagtacataagtgtGAAGGAATACCTCTGAGCTGCTATCGGGTTCGATTGCGTGTTGGAGGCAGCTCGCGGAGGCCTAG
This is a stretch of genomic DNA from Plutella xylostella chromosome 4, ilPluXylo3.1, whole genome shotgun sequence. It encodes these proteins:
- the LOC105394645 gene encoding coiled-coil and C2 domain-containing protein 1-like, whose translation is MARRQNPSAKKSSLSQYGLLDLGMDDDDEPMDISDDDIDLEAELAAISGGGAKRPKTRKLAVPAVNLDAMIAESLKDIPSDEEDGSDDDDPDLLNELQELTVSDEAPPPPPRSSRPAPAPPGGASSMVTLLNERIANYTLAESNAKAKGESSRARRFSRGLKTLNDLLKQAKAGRPINEEDIPPPVSTGQANPAPSSPPSLPPPSQPPVEEPSAPEPSLPEPLKPSLPEPLKPTVVPVAPVSVNAEVDPEKARGQQIILKRKAEFKAAALAHKQTDKPLALELLKVVKQFDMVLDAYNAGTEMDLGELPTPDAIIQGFRAQKTENEVQHSAEPAPAPMPEENPGLITASTVEEALKQRLAVFQEQESKAKEQGNASKARRMGRIVKQYTDAIRLHSMNKPFNADELPTPPGFAPLPLDGANTPAPPPAQPSPRPAPPAPSARPAQATRADKQLAFLLQRQKEFREAALKAKKNGNIAEAKEYLRAAIGFDSVLEAARGGLAVDLKSLPVPPSVKPQLENTFDIVSAEDCEPPDQTSPITLEDGDVITRLQQQLNSQLKLCLANRDHYKAMGNVAETNRFEHLAVSVKQDLDVVAVAKRLNQDPPKFHYESKHFSVIQCNTDLNENDLELTIVRGIAYNVPNPKEVDTYVKFEFPYPPDVGVTDKTPLVKDSNSPAYGAVFPLAIQRAARPCTRVFKRHALKLHVYSSDWSALCCCRGWFSKDALLGTVTVKLAPLESQVTLHEAFPLMDGRRPAGGSLEVKLRVRTPILQQQFDNSTHRWLVIDN